GCCATCCCGACAACCGGGCGATCGCCGAGGACCTCCGTCCGGAGTCCGCCGACGACTGGCTGATCGTGGCCGGCGACGTCGCCGAGCAGGTCGACGACGTCGTGCGCACGCTCGCGCTGCTGCGCAGCCGGTGGGCGCGGGTGCTCTGGGTGCCCGGCAACCACGAGCTGTGGACGCGCACCAAGGACCCCGTGCCGCTGCGCGGCGTGGCCCGCTACGAGCGGCTGGTCGCGGAGTGCCGCGCGCTGGGCGTCGACACCCCGGAGGACGAGTTCCCCGTGTGGACCGGGCCGGGCGGGCCGGTCGTCGTCGCGCCGCTGTTCCTGCTGTTCGACTACTCCTTCCTCCCCGACGGCGCGACGACGTCGGAGGACGGCCTGGCGATCGCGCGCTCGGCCGGGGTGGTCTGCACCGACGAGTTCCTGCTGTTCCCCGACCCGTACCCGGACCGCGCGGCCTGGTGCGCCGCGCGCGTGGAGCAGACGCGCCGCCGCCTCGACGCGCTGGACCCGGCGCTGCCGACGGTGCTGGTCAACCACTGGCCGATGACCCGGCTCCCCACGCTGGTGCTGCGCCACCCCGAGTTCGCGCTGTGGTGCGGCACCACCGCCACCGCCGACTGGCACGTGCGCTACCGCGCGCGGGCGGTGGTCTACGGGCACCTGCACATCCCGC
This sequence is a window from Pseudonocardia petroleophila. Protein-coding genes within it:
- a CDS encoding metallophosphoesterase family protein, giving the protein MKLWAVSDLHVRHPDNRAIAEDLRPESADDWLIVAGDVAEQVDDVVRTLALLRSRWARVLWVPGNHELWTRTKDPVPLRGVARYERLVAECRALGVDTPEDEFPVWTGPGGPVVVAPLFLLFDYSFLPDGATTSEDGLAIARSAGVVCTDEFLLFPDPYPDRAAWCAARVEQTRRRLDALDPALPTVLVNHWPMTRLPTLVLRHPEFALWCGTTATADWHVRYRARAVVYGHLHIPRVTVEDGVRFVEASLGYPREWKARAERRGRAEPVPRQVLPVPASLPDPGTTTTSAPRPAAP